The window tttttcagtagCTTGACAATAGCTCTCctacttttaaaacaatgtaCTACTTTTCAGTGACGTAATAGTGGcatactaaaacaaaacaacacgtTCAGTTAGGGTTGAtatgtcaaaatgaaaatatactaTGATCCATAATGGAAGAAAATCAAGAAACGGCAGCTGAATCAGAGAACGGAGATGATTAGCCATGGTCTTATTTGTCCAAACTAATGTCCCCCGAAGAAATACATCAAGCAAGCACTAATTTAAAGATGCACATATAGGtgaatattcttttatttattagttgtcCTGCTTTTTTACACTCTACACAAGATTGATCTCAGTACTTGATActgtattgttgtttgtatttcgTGTCCTTGCACTACttatgtctttgccttgcacGGATCtagtctttgcactgtttgcactagtttgcacactgggtttgcactctactcccctgctgtttgcactagtctgcacactttgcactttatgtggctaagacactgttcttttgtattgtgtattttgttgtaagtgtgacttcctgtagcaccaggtcctggagaaacgttgtctcattccactatgtactgcacagctatatgtagttgaaatgacaataaaagccacttgacttgacttgattcTCATTCATCTTGCTAACCTGCCATGCCTCAGATCGCTAATAAACCGCTAGTGTGGTTAGTCACTGCATCTGTTGCTCAGTAAAGGAAATCATGAAAACTAATTTCTCTCTGTCTGGCACCAGTGCCCCAGAAGATGTTCAACTACCTGATTCTGTTTTGttatccagggcttcatccccTCAGTATTGTCGAAAGGGAAGAATTTAACGATTTACTCAAACAGATGTTTAGATGATAGTGAAGTCTAGAAAGACACTGGTAAAAATGTTGGATGAGCAATGCAGATATATGTGAAGTTCTGTCTGAGCAAGAATAACAAGCACAGATATGAAGTCTGTAAATGACAAGAACTGTCTGAGAGTGACTGTCTACTGAACAGATTCAGAGACACTCACCACCTCTTCAAAAGTGTTCACATGGAACTCAGCATTCAAAGCCAAGCAGTGTTATCCACTACAGTCAAAGGTTCAGATGTTGAGAAAGCATTTGCAGCAGAAGAAGAGGAGattgaagatgatgaagaaacTGGTGCAGAGGCAGATCTTGAGTTTACTGATTGAGTTTGCAGCATTTCTAAATGAATCCGAAAAAGATGACTATCTCTTTTCAGCCCATTCTATGCACTCGGTTGTAACCAAAGATTCTGAGGAAGCAGTGAAAGGccaaaaattttaaaagatttcaagGCCCATTTTCTGCAAACGTCAAAGCCATTGGAATAAGCCGAGAAGAAGCATTCAAGCTTCTGACACCATTAAAGACCATTAAAGTGCACGTCGGTTGTGCCAAAAGAAACTAGATAGAATtctgtatataattaaatgatcaTCTGAAAACCTGCACTGAAGAAAAACTTCGAGAACTCCATGATGTTTGGGAAAATGGACCTGAAGTCATCAGAACTGATTTTCTTCACAGAATAAACTGACCTGGAAAGACTCAATTGAGTCAATACACTTAcacctgtaaatattttagtgtaaatattGTGATAAATATTTTCGAAAACAGTAGTAGTTTTCATCATGCAGTCCACATATTTCAAGAGAGCCAGAAAATGAAGATGATGACGTCACAGCTTGTTCTCCAGGAATCAGGAGCATGTTTCTGATAAAGAGGAGAGTTTTTAAGGGATTTAATCAAAatcccattaaaaaaaacactgactctGAGACAATGGAAGCAAAAGAGCTAAAATGCCAACTCACTTCTAGGTTTTTGCCTACAAAGGGACATTGTTCAgttatttgtaatatacatCTTTGTGGGGAAATGTAGTTTCAATGTAGCTAgcttctttttcacaagagTAGCTAACTACTTTAATTTATGAGTAATTTATGAGCTTGTAGCTCATTAAGAAGCAATTTAGAAAAGCTTCCCTAACTCTGAATATTAATGAGGGTCTCTCATTGACACtgtggttttcattttaatataatgatgtTTTCTAACCCTAAAATGTCCTCATTATCACACAGGAAGTGTGTCTCAATTTCCTTCATGCTTTTGAAAGAGATAAgaagcatttctaaaaatacacacaaagaaagaaagaaagaaagaaagaaagaaagaaagaaagaaagaaagaaagaaagaaagaaagaaagaaaagtagtTTATATGAGAAGATGGCATGTTATGAAGGAACTAGCTAaactaattaacaaaaaattaaaggGATATTAAACTCACAGTATTAGATGCttaacatgaaatatttctgtttttacatcACAGGCAGTGCAGGCTAATACAGCATACAAACAGAGCTCGTTTCAAGAAGGGAACCCGTTAAGGGGGAGTTGTGACTAACTTCAGAATTAGTTTCTtatctgtttattatattaaattaacagtTCTCTTTGCGTGTGtttctttaacacacacacacacacacacacacacacacacacacactatcacacaGGAACCAAGGCAACCGCATTGCTCTCTGAAAGGCAAGAGAGCACGACTGGATGTaccaaaaagaaatatttgataataaataCGTTGGTCTGAGTGGATCTATGTCCTTGCCGCTGTTATCAGTTCTCTAACGTTCAGAAAGCATGATCTTTTCACACTGCATGGCTTTAAAATAGGAAGAATCGCAGAGAACTTTGTCCCGATCTGTAAACTACGTCATCACAACCAAACGCATGCGAGAAGAGACATGCAAACAACGCGAGGACAGACTgggattattattaaaatggtaTCCCCCAAGAACCCTGTCATATACATTGCAGGTGTGCTCATTTTcagcaaaaagaagaaaaagaaaagattatgGAGGTGGAAATGTTTCGGGAGATGTGAGGAGCATGTGTGTTCTGCCACTCTTCTGCTGCCCTGAATGTTGCTCTCTCATTGTCTCTGAGTGATCGACGATGTTGTTTTCAATCTGAACACATTTCACACTTCACGATTTTGAATCGTCGACGGGTCCAGAAATTCTGTCAGATTACTTCTTTGTTAGTAACACTGTGTGATAATCACTTGCGTGAACGAGCATGGATTTGCCTTTGATTTCGGGGCATTTGTCTGCGATTTCTCAAAATCTGTAGGCGATTCAAAAGCAGAGCTAAAACCAAACTGATCTCGGCACAACGGCGCGTCTTAACGCAGATCAACAACCACGTCGTTCTGGTAAAAGTCCTTGATCTTGATATACAGTCGCACTAAAGAACATTGTtgttaatgaggaaaaaatgcaaatactgGGTGGATTAGAACCCGGAGCCTCAGAATGCTTGGAAAACGTTTTAccactttatattttcattcattactgTGTACactctctgtgttaattataaGATTAATACTTCTATATGTATTAATAGTAACCCTACCATACGGGTCCCAGTGCAGCACCACTGATCGAAGGAGCATGTAGTGAATATGTACAGTCGCCTCGCTCGAATGACTTCTtataaaacaaatcacaatATATCTGTCTTGCACCCTCATAGCAACCAACCAGAGCATCCTAGCAGCACCCTAAACACTACTTActgcaccctagcaaccactcacaaTACCTTAGTAACCACACAACAAAACGCTGGCAAACTGACTGACTGCAAATCTTCAATTCTCaagctttataaatgaatgctaACTTTCTCAAGGCACTATCACAGTTAATTTCGACACAGCTCTTTTATCTATTTAACATCGCTGTGattgtgattttaatgtaatatctgAGGGAGTGACATACAgttcactgttttaaaaaaacaaccctgGAAAAGAGAAAAGGGCCCATTGGTAATATTAATGAAGAATCATATATTTCTCACCTGTTTGGAGGTAAATTTGATTAAGGACCCTTCGTAACCCTAATGAAGAGaatcaaaaatgaaacacaGCTCATGTTCCcagtaatttcattttaattatggaaggaaaacacaaaatgtttttctcttgtgGCAGAGGTGGACAAAGTACACAACTACATTACATTACAGATGTTTACTAATCACTTATGCAACCCTATAAGTGTGATTActaatagaaaaatgttttagtgaagaaaaaaactctCACTGACTTTCAAATCTGCTTCACAATTTGAGGACCTTGAGAGAAATGTAGTGCAGTGGAAAATATGATATTTGTCTTGCAGATGTAAAGTTAAAGTCATAAGAACAACAGTAATCAAGTAAATGCCCTTAATTTCTGTCCACCTCTGTCTTGTGGATTCAGATCAAGCACAATGAAGTTCTCCACGCACCTGAAAAGGCCTGAATAACAGATAAAGCTCTCTGGGTTTTATGTCCAGCGGCAAACCACTAACAAAAAGAGTTCTGACCTGCAGaaaaaacgagaaaaaaaaagactgtaataAAGAGAAAACTTCTCTGCATCTGTTGGAACAAACCACTCCTCTTTAATGATTAACACACTCACAGATTTTATCTGTATGATACAGATCTAGAGATCAGAAGACAATCATAATGACTGAGGAGAAAAGTACAAAAGCCAAAGAGATATATGATAACAATTAACATCATCCGTTTATTGCTATGAAGAGTAACTCACCTCTTCTCCCGGGCCGCTGGGCTCATTCTCGCTGTTATTGTTCATTCTGGTgcagaaatatgaaattataatcATGAGCTCGTGCAGCGCGACTGTCTCCTCTGCGCGCTCTCGCGGTCAAAGGCGCGTCACAGCGGCGTCGTGCGCGTGCTTCGTGTTCGTTTTCATTGAAACGtgagaaacattaacattttaaaactctcAACATTTAAAACTCTTTTCGTCTGCAGTGAAACAAATGGTCAGTTATGCATTCATAAAATGCTGTTAGTGATATGAACTAGAAGTTTCCCACAAAATGTGAAACATTACCCTAAGAGGAAAATAAAGTGTACAGAAATAATGTAGAGTAAGTGTCGATTCCCATCAGAAGTTCAAACCCTGATGCAAAGGTCATCTGTCACAAGAGTTTAAGCAGAGAATCGCTGCCCTTTATTACCCACAGACTCGCCGCTTGCTATTTATACACACTGTCATATTCAATAAACGAGAacttatattttctatattatcGGCGATCATCAGAATATTTTAAACGACTGCCTTTAAACTGCTGAATATAATACGCATGTCTCATAATAACAGAaccattaagaaaaaaaattgaacataggtaacacacacacacacacacacacacacacacacacacacactcagcattCGAGGTGgatcaaaatattaatcaagGTTATTTCGAGACAACTTCTAAGACAGCTTTGATGAAAGgatttgatccacttcaaatgtggACTATTGtatatacatactttttttttgcatgtttatcaCAACTTTAACGTTTCAGATTATCaaacaaattgtaattttaatcaGAGATAACAGAAGTAAACATAACATGCAGattttgttttcccttcataataaaaaacatttaaaaactgttcaaatcCTTTTCTCCATTCTGGGGTTTGGTTcgtctttgtttttcttagttGGGGAAACTTAATTCTCGTCGATCTGAATACACAAACcatctctgtatttaataacaaattaagtgttttattttaagtgtcattatatattactatcaTTGTGTAacatactgttcagtgctttgacacaatctgtattgtaaaaagtgctatataaattaaAGGAATTAACTGAAcactgtaattgttttttaaataaatacataatattttacaaaaatgaagaCTGAATATATTTGGTCAAAATCCCatgtcataaaaaataaagtggtaAGCAGGTTATTAAAGACAATATTAGCTGATTAGACAGCAACGCAGTTTTTGAAGTGAAGAACATACTGTACAGACACTTTCTCATTGGATCCCAGCAAATCGTGACTTAATAGGTGATTTATTTTGATCTCAAAAAAAGGAGCTGTCACTGAAATGTGAGGAGTGCATCTATGTCTTTTATTTGGCGCCACCGTGTGGAGAAGACAAGAAACACAGAGACCGTAAGACTCCAGACACTTGAAGGAGCATTTAATGTGTCCTCAATAATTTACAACACTCTTAATACACAAACAACAACCAAAGAAAAGACCCTCAGCTTCTGGCCGGAGTGGAGCTGCCTTTCACCGTCTTCTTCAGATGATGATAATTGGGCAGGATCTTCATCAGGAAGTCGAGCTGCAGCGTTTGAGGTTAAGAGGACAGATATGGTCAGAATtaatctgtctgtgtgtgtgtgtgtgtgtgtgtgtgtgtgtgtgcgtgcgtgtgtgtctgtgtgcgcctgtgtgtgtgcctgtgtgcctgtgtgtgtgtgcctgtgtgtgtgcgcatgtgtgtgtgtgtgtgtgtgtgtgtgtgcgtgcgtgtgtgtctgtgtgcgtgtgtgtctgtgtgcgtgtgcgcctgtgtgtgtgtgcctgtgtgtgtgtgtgtgtgtgtgtgtgtgcatgttacCTGCGGTCTCTCAGTCTGCACACGTCTCAGACACtcagagccgtagatcactgtGTTTTCTGGAATAACTTCACAGGTGTTCACTGAACAACACGCTCCCACGATACACCCGCTGCTGAGAATCACACTCCGACCCACCTccgctgaaaacacacacacacacacatttggggTTTACAGGGAATCTCcataggcataatggtttttatactgttatACATTACACTGTTTTTATACACCTAAACCTAcatcttaaaaagaaaacttctGGCATTTTTGGAATTCAGAAAACGATGtttagtggggtttttttaagcCTTTGGTTTTAGGGGGACACAGGAAGTGTCACAAAAAACTGCCACAACATCATAATCTTAACATATGAACAGGTTGCACATCAGTGAAAACAACTTTAGCACTCATTATGTCTGACTNNNNNNNNNNNNacacacacacacacacagacacagacacacacacagacacagacacacacacagacacagacagacacagacagacacagacagacacagacacacacacacacacagacacacacacacacacacagacNNNNNNNNNNNNNNNNNNNNNNNNNNNNNNNNNNNNNNNNNNNNNNNNNNNNNNNNNNNNNNNNNNNNNNNNNNNNNNNNNNNNNNNNNNNNNNNNNNNNNNNNNNNNNNNNNNNNNNNNNNNNNNNNNNNacacacacacacacacagacacagacacagacacagacacacacacacgcttctgACTCTTACCTTTAGACTCTATGACGTTGTTGTCACCGATTTTCAAGGCCTGAGAcactaaataataacaaaaagcaGATAGAACTTTCATAACGAGACAAAAGACACGCAGAATTAAGGCAGAAGAAGCAGAATTAAGGCAGACGTACCACAGCCGACTTCAAAGACGTTATTGATGCCGATGCTCATGGTCTTGGGCTCAAAGTCTTCAGCGTCCGGAAGGATGTTTTCAGGAAAACTGCACAAGAAAACCAGGAATCTTTATCATACGGTCACCCTCATCAATTATATGATCTGCTCAGTTATGAATGAAATCTGCTCATTATATAAAGTGATTGTGTTTCTTAGGAAGACTTTTATTAAAACGCTTTGTTTTGAAGTGCTGACTgaactttaaaaatgacagaaatctcaggattcattcagttttagagaagcatccaaaaaaaaattgttaaggTTAAAGGggttattttattcattgtttagtcattttgttcatCTGGTCTACATCAACATTATTCATAAGAATCTTATGATCCAATCACTGCATGATattgagttatatatatatataaaaaaagtttaatctaGATGGAAATCTCCATAAAagttatttgtgtatttgtctTTGTTCTACttaagaaaatgtgtatttactatttattcaggtttttttaaGGTATCTACTATTtcgtaatattattataattaatttccatgggctaaatatttttaagaattaaatgtttgttgtcaATTGAAAGTGTGTAGGCCTTCTTTATTATACTGTTATATTATGCTTATACATTTAGTGGTACAGTCTTTATTTATGGAGCAATATATTGCACAACAAAAAGTTGTTATCATGACAGGCCTAACTGACAACATGTTTTCTTTACTTTGGTTGGTGCTTGATCATCATTGTTCGggaaaattgaatttatttattgagcaaaacaacaaaagagctGCTTTTGCTTTGGAAGCTGAAGGCCTTGTGAGGAATCATAGTCGTGTAATAAAGCGCTGACCTGTTGGTGATCAGGGCCTGCTCCTCGATCAGGTTTCCTTCTCCGATCACGATGGGTCCAGCCTCCGCCACGATCCGAGCCTTCGGGTGAACCACGGTCCGAGCTCCTGAAACCCAGAATAAAACACTTTCAACATTTTAACAGCACTAATGTTCGTAAACTCCTTGTTTTGACCAGATGCCCCTGTCCCGTGTTGCAGGAAAGCAGCCGTCTGTCTTTATAACCAACAATATATTTGTCTGTCATCACTGTATAAACTGAAGTAGAAGCGGCTGAAGTGAGCGAATGTACCGATGGTCACGTCTCCTCGGATGTCGCTCTCCACACACACGACTGCTCCGGCCGCGATCttcacactgaaacacacacgaTATCAGCTTTACACAGGATACACACTCTCTGAATCACATGTGTTCAGTTAGGATTCATGATTCAGTTATATTCACTGCTTATGTGAGGAGACACTTCCTCTGAAGACTCTGATCaggaatgagtgtgtgtgatcaaCTATAAAACACACTGCCTGAAGCTCAGCGGAGAAGAAACTCAAAGAATGAGGGATGCATCAATGATACTCAGGATCAGTACTGGATCTGATACAGTCATTTTCTGTGACGATCCAAATACGATGTTGTGTGTATTCTATTCTGTGTTATTGTCCATAACTTTCATGCTCTATATTTCAAGTTTtctgaagctgtttcaatgtgAGGTGCTGATGaatatttaagtcattaaatTCAAGTTCCATAAAAACCTTTCtctgagctgcagctgtctttCCTCCATTCAGCATCCAAACTGTGCATTGCATTCAGTCAAAAGAATTAAACTCTTTTAAAGAGAACTCAATAAGAGATGTAAAGTTATCAagagaaatgtttgtttgtttttttcatgctcTTCACGTCTTCATAGTTCCCTACTTCCTTAAAGAGATTTAACCTTCCTTttccatatgttttttttttttccttgttgtTTTGAGCACATTATTCTGATTACGGGATGCACATAAGCGCTTTGTGCCGATCTATATAAGAGcctttcttattaaaatccttttCTGCGCAAAGATAGACTGTTAATACCTTTTATTAACCACACATTGCTGCCTTCATTACTGtgctatacatttaaaagaaatctactttctaattttatagtatacacttatttataaatgtagggttttttttttttaagaaatgtattttacaaaaaatacaaagagcAATGTGTAACATTTTACCAGATTTACTCACTTTATtcactttttgtaaataaaaatgcttctcTAGATTACTGTGAACAATGACGTTTCTAGAGTATGTTTTGCTGCTGAATTAACCAAgaaattagtttattatttagtttagtatttCTGTCAGATTATGATTATTTCCCTACAAAGAATAAGTCAGAAGTGTCTCAAAGAGCTGCTACAGATCGCTTATCAGTTTCAGTcatgtttcagaaaaaaattacactgaTTCGtcacaaaaattaacatttggtAAATAATAAGCCTGGTCCTACAAGCTGACTTGAAAAGAAATGCCCATCTAGCTGGAAGAATAAAACGAGAAAGTGCTGACAGAAATAATCATGTGATTCCTGACACAGACAGCTTTTAATACAAACTGGATCAGGATCAGGAGCTAAAACATGTGTTTATTACACATTCACtaaactccaaaaaaaaaacactcatcttTTATCTGCGGGTAATAATGACTGTGACATCATGTGATAATCTGAAGTAGGGGCCATCTTCTTTCGGAAAATTGAATTTACAAGCAAGAgaccaaaacaaagaaatctGCGAACTCTATTTTTGACGTTTTAACAGGATTTTGGAGGCTTTTTCTCTTGCTCGTGAATAAACATACAATCAATCTGAACATCAACATACTGATTATAAATATCTAATAGTAAACTGCTGCTAGTCTTTTTCTCTAGATTAACAATAATGCATGTTAATAGAGAAGAAGGTATCATTTATtgatataaatctaaatatgacGTTTGTCCGGGTGTGTCCGctttaatgtcatttgtttAGATTGTTAATGACACACAAAACTCAGTACCCCGTTGCGCCGCCGTCGTTGCATTCGCGAGATATATCCGTAAAAATGACAAACCGCTGTTTATGAAACACTTTTACCTTTTCTGTCCGTTTTGTTTTGCATTCGGATCCGCCATCTTCACTAGCTCGATGACGTCACGGCTCGAGTGAGCAGCCTGGCATCGATGACGCGTGAGCGATAGATGATGTCTGTTAGGAGTCTGATCACCCGGAGCGAATCAGATCTGCGATTCAGTCAAATACACGAAAGCTGTGTCCCAAAATAGAGTACGCACACTTCAGAGTGAGGTGCATGAAGAACCCTTCGGAGGGCTTGAGACGCTCTGCTCCTGTTGCATATCATATCAAGacatcccaaaaaaaaaaaaatgctatgctCCATTTTCTGGGCTGCAACAAGttagattgttttctttcatctttttttaagcataaaggAACAACTGTATCTAAAATGCTAGAAAAGAGGGCGTACATAGTTTCTTTTAACTTAAAAGTAATCCAAAAGTAGTGTAACACATTACAATTCAGAAACactaatattgtaatgtaactaattaaaaaattgaAAAGACAGTATATTCAGCGATGGATATGTCTCCAATACCTGGCTGTTGTTAAGAATCTCATTAAaaaaccacatcttgacccaAAACACTTAATGTCACAGATCTGCCAGGTTCTGCCCCCACAGGATCACAGCGAGCTCCCTCACCAGAGTTCAATCACCACGAGCACTAGATAAGCACACGCCACAGTTCACTCAGTGTCTGGGCTTGAATGCATGAAGCGGACTCGGCTCCTACAAAGTACTGATGAAAGACTTACTCCCTTGTGTTGTTCTTCATGTCTCTGTCAGTGTCCTCTGTAATTGTGCTGTGCTCAGTATCGCTGGGATTCCAGTCAGTGATTTTCTAAAGACAAAattctccctaacactgtttgggaagaagacacactctgtcattttaaatctaaattaaagacCTATGTCTTTAACCTggcttacacataacacactaatatatctattattctaataatgcttctattattcaattctgttaaaggattgttaggctgcattaattagatcaggcGGTCCCGGGAACACTCTCCATAATGTACTCGTTACATAgtaaaaagaatagcatcttctgtttctcatttcgtatccagatcagatggcaGATTCAGATCAGAATCATAAAGTGCATCATACAATTTTCACTGTGCTTTTTGAAGTTTTCACTGAATGTTGACCCACGCTAAATTACTGCTAGTACTGCAGAGTAGGAAAGCTATTCTTCTTGGGCCAGGAAAATAACCTTTCCTAGAACtcataattatattgtctgtttGGTGGATGAACAGATCAATTATAAGATAATTCTCAggtctaaatatttatttttaattatacctagctataattaattataaatattcccCCTTTTTGAGGTAATtcgaaatacaaaaaaaaaaaatcttaatatgcACCCTGTGCAAAACTAACATGATTATAAATAgttacttgtttttaaaatgtgaaagtcTTTCCCTCACTAAGAAGAGAAGACCCACTCAGAGACATagagatgaagaaacacaaGCTTGAAGATGAGCTCAAGACAAGTTTATTACTGATGCCAGGGAACACTGCATGTATGAAAAACAGCTAGCTTTAAGCTATCTTAAAAACAAGTTCATTGTGTAAATAGTGCACAGATGATGTTTTTATAAGCATGGACACAGATCACCAACTACACTGGTCAGTGTGTGATTACACAACAAAGCACTGTGTGAGAcactgtatcccacaatgcacctgaCGCCATCTCCAGTGTGAAGAATGAACCGTCAACAAGCACTGATACATCACCACGCATGCTAGCAATCACCAAGAATAAATGTActgcacagaaataaatatataaatatgaattctagtaataaataacatcaataaataaaaaatcagcaCGCTTTAGGATAGCTGGATTACTGACTCTAAACACAAGAGAAGTCAAGCTATTGGATGTTTCTACATCCCAGATCACGTCACAAACTTAAATGTGAAAGTAGATCGgtgcacaaaatataaaacacacactcttaagTTCTTTCGTTTGAGAGCTGTTGCTGGAGTTTAGATTCTGTTTCTGTTCATTTATCAGTTACACACTAAACACATCAGCAACAGTCAACACACACCTGCATTAAGGTCCAAAGCTAACATTCGCCAAACATTAACGTGTATAAATGATCGTTTAAAAATATAcccaaaacatatttattaaatatacttttctTAAGGATTCTATCATGAC is drawn from Puntigrus tetrazona isolate hp1 chromosome 7, ASM1883169v1, whole genome shotgun sequence and contains these coding sequences:
- the dctn6 gene encoding dynactin subunit 6 yields the protein MADPNAKQNGQKSVKIAAGAVVCVESDIRGDVTIGARTVVHPKARIVAEAGPIVIGEGNLIEEQALITNSFPENILPDAEDFEPKTMSIGINNVFEVGCVSQALKIGDNNVIESKAEVGRSVILSSGCIVGACCSVNTCEVIPENTVIYGSECLRRVQTERPQPQTLQLDFLMKILPNYHHLKKTVKGSSTPARS